The Salvelinus alpinus chromosome 28, SLU_Salpinus.1, whole genome shotgun sequence genome includes a window with the following:
- the LOC139557200 gene encoding putative nuclease HARBI1 isoform X1 — MKAQNCVFLSALTMACPFVRDVVDEEALVLRRAFRRERVFRDRLDPLAFPDDHLYERYRFSADGIRYLCRLLGPRIKHRTARSHALSVEQMVCVALRFFASGAFLYSVGDAEQLNKATICRTIRSVCLAIKALADVFISFPGHRRLCDIKEEFYRIAGFPNVIGAVDCTHIRIKAPSGAHEADFVNRKSFHSINVQMVCNADCVISNVVAKWPGSVHDSRIFRASEIYQCLSQGEFSGVLLGDRGYGCQPFLLTPFTDPQEAQQAYNHAHARTRARVEMTFGLLKARFHCLHKLRVSPVRACDITVACAVLHNVACLRKERAPRVPPAMDWDNPAIFPDDDSGRLLRDQYVLNYFS, encoded by the exons atgaaggcccaaaattgtgtgttcctttctgctctgacaatggcatgcccattcgtgcgagatgtggtggatgaagaagcacttgtgctgaggagagccttcaggcgagaaagggtcttcagggaccggttggacccactggccttccctgatgaccatctatatgaaagatacaggttttctgcagatggcatcaggtatctatgcagactactgggtcccaggattaagcaccgcactgcacggagccatgcactgagtgtggagcaaatggtttgtgtggccttgcgcttttttgctagtggagccttcctgtactcagtgggggatgcagaacagctgaacaaggccacaatttgccgcacaataaggagtgtgtgtctggctatcaaagcattagcagatgtcttcatctccttccctggccacagaagactctgtgacatcaaagaggagttctataggattgcag gtttccccaatgtcattggtgcagtggactgcacacacataaggataaaagccccctcaggtgcccatgaggccgattttgtgaataggaaatcctttcacagcattaatgttcag atggtctgcaatgctgactgtgtgatcagcaatgttgtggcaaaatggcctggctcagtccatgactccagaatctttcgggcctctgaaatctatcagtgcctatcacaag gtgaattctctggtgtgttgctgggagacagggggtatggctgccagccttttctcctgacacctttcacagacccccaggaagcacagcaggcctacaaccatgcccatgccaggaccagggccagagttgaaatgacctttggcctcctgaaggcacgctttcactgccttcacaaattaagggtcagccctgttagggcatgtgatattactgtggcttgtgctgtcctccacaatgtggcctgcctgaggaaggagagggcccccagagtgccaccagccatggactgggacaatccggcaatcttccctgatgacgacagtggtcggctgctgagggaccaatatgtgttgaattattttagttag
- the LOC139557200 gene encoding myb/SANT-like DNA-binding domain-containing protein 4 isoform X3, producing MATRAAYFSPSEAQILMEAYEEVKDIIKKKGNTATVIKQREKAWQSIADRLNALNMNGPKRTWQQVKIKYKNILQNAVKKNTHRQGTGGGSPKADLTPAEDMALELNKGRPVLEGIPGGKETSIGSSQDATRFIQVSGSTVFLLEPPAQAPDDADPGEGPSAAATAHDGDDDEEETISLDSRRHEDPDAIQWENQPGNISSQAIRKLYGNHLRRQIELADIDIQYKKKKMENLALESEIKKRTIRKLDLEIKKLERELQEDDTAQNKN from the exons atggcaactagagccgcgtacttttccccgtcggaagcacaaatcctcatggaggcatacgaggaggtaaaagatataattaagaagaaaggcaacaccgccacagtgataaagcaaagagaaaaagcgtggcaaagtattgcagaccgcctgaatgc attaaacatgaacgggccaaaacggacatggcagcaggtcaaaatcaaatacaagaacattctgcagaatg cagtgaaaaagaatacccacagacaaggcacgggtggtgggtcaccaaaggctgaccttaccccagcagaggacatggccttggagctaaataaaggcaggcccgtcttagaggggatccctggggggaaagagacgagcataggttcctcccaagatgccacccgcttcattcaag tgtctggcagcactgtgttcctgttagagccaccagcacaagcaccagacgatgctgatcca ggtgaaggccccagtgcagcagcaacagcacatgatggagacgatgatgaggaggagaccatctctctggattccagaaggcatgag gacccagatgctatacagtgggaaaaccagcctggcaacata agctcacaagctatcagaaagttgtatggcaaccacctccggcgccaaatagaactggcagacatagacattcagtacaagaagaaaaagatggaaaatcttgcactggagtccgaaataaaaaagaggacaattaggaaactggaccttgaaataaaaaaacttgagagggag ctccaagaagatgacacagctcaaaataaaaattag
- the LOC139557200 gene encoding myb/SANT-like DNA-binding domain-containing protein 4 isoform X2 — MATRAAYFSPSEAQILMEAYEEVKDIIKKKGNTATVIKQREKAWQSIADRLNALNMNGPKRTWQQVKIKYKNILQNAVKKNTHRQGTGGGSPKADLTPAEDMALELNKGRPVLEGIPGGKETSIGSSQDATRFIQVSGSTVFLLEPPAQAPDDADPGEGPSAAATAHDGDDDEEETISLDSRRHEDPDAIQWENQPGNISSQAIRKLYGNHLRRQIELADIDIQYKKKKMENLALESEIKKRTIRKLDLEIKKLEREVRYAFNVHCMLTVTQMYKSLFFFPPPAPRR; from the exons atggcaactagagccgcgtacttttccccgtcggaagcacaaatcctcatggaggcatacgaggaggtaaaagatataattaagaagaaaggcaacaccgccacagtgataaagcaaagagaaaaagcgtggcaaagtattgcagaccgcctgaatgc attaaacatgaacgggccaaaacggacatggcagcaggtcaaaatcaaatacaagaacattctgcagaatg cagtgaaaaagaatacccacagacaaggcacgggtggtgggtcaccaaaggctgaccttaccccagcagaggacatggccttggagctaaataaaggcaggcccgtcttagaggggatccctggggggaaagagacgagcataggttcctcccaagatgccacccgcttcattcaag tgtctggcagcactgtgttcctgttagagccaccagcacaagcaccagacgatgctgatcca ggtgaaggccccagtgcagcagcaacagcacatgatggagacgatgatgaggaggagaccatctctctggattccagaaggcatgag gacccagatgctatacagtgggaaaaccagcctggcaacata agctcacaagctatcagaaagttgtatggcaaccacctccggcgccaaatagaactggcagacatagacattcagtacaagaagaaaaagatggaaaatcttgcactggagtccgaaataaaaaagaggacaattaggaaactggaccttgaaataaaaaaacttgagagggaggtgagatatgccttcaatgtacactgtatgctaactgtaacacaaatgtataaatcattatttttctttcctcccccagctccaagaagatga